From one Triticum urartu cultivar G1812 chromosome 3, Tu2.1, whole genome shotgun sequence genomic stretch:
- the LOC125543485 gene encoding WPP domain-associated protein-like isoform X1, translating into MWPCSLDFLPCSSSVSFDLPSNPSLANMAESSDVPLSGTNGSAVVQAESLGVPLSDTNGSASVHGEESLDVPVSDTNGSATVQDECSSEGNELIIVDEMDSLWDDVNTMVDISTFVTYSVIKGFVKDAEQEIGQQLASKDEEITLLNQKLLQLGNGSLSLPEGRDRKYDEIYSIRQQLDAISKSLLNSEWGLLGSQYNSDGAEDVSKQRGKEQSCRNGTTKEDSPRVPPEEVFGDLSYLKHMDQDALIAHFNKEMNHMKRQHDKVVQEKTEEIFALKRKLLKKEGSNPWHLRNNKEFEQIRKKIGEVMARLDGLLLENNKRTTSGIKAETFAGQHDKSNALDSEIQPIHCAATNNQVEACAFPIQASHTTPIEPDHAEKIGMLESDIEDARMATIIREEMEMIVVREFVNEIEIRLHGNEMEYNMKQDICSVIQNEAVAEALLNLNSALLKFNEERSCSEAVSTLQKQEIEKLKRAVDSFSKVVREKEACQIELGAMKGHMDLLSHRLDLLTVRVDKQDSCISEKNKEFDMIAGRLEQAMEDVRQNEIISSELLHRFRNATDSLKEAEKQNQYLRNVIQDKEKIFTSTIYKEKEFKERMTSLVESMREFENLITDQQTIIANKIQHSESRFCLLKDQCKHLTKEGNLLKRKALRYKEISETRGSNLQKAELEVDLLGDEVEALTDLLAKIYIALDHYSPVLQHYSGVMETLNMIRKHISTTK; encoded by the exons ATGTGGCCGTGTTCTCTAGATTTCTTGCCATGTTCTTCATCTGTTTCCTT TGACTTGCCTTCAAATCCCAGCCTAGCAAACATGGCAGAGAGCTCGGATGTGCCACTCAGTGGCACCAATGGAAGTGCTGTTGTTCAGGCTGAGAGCTTGGGTGTGCCACTCAGTGACACCAACGGAAGTGCCAGTGTTCATGGTGAAGAGAGCTTGGATGTGCCAGTAAGTGACACGAATGGAAGTGCCACTGTTCAGGATGAATGTTCTTCGGAAGGAAATGAGTTAATCATCGTGGATGAGATGGACTCCTTGTGGGATGATGTAAATACCATGGTTGACATCTCAACATTCGTGACATACTCTGTCATCAAAGGGTTTGTAAAAGATGCAGAACAAGAAATAGGTCAGCAGCTTGCCTCCAAGGATGAAGAGATAACGTTGCTGAACCAAAAGCTGCTACAGCTTGGAAATGGCAGCTTAAGTTTGCCTGAGGGTCGGGATAGAAAATATGATGAAATTTATAGTATTCGTCAACAGCTTGATGCGATTTCCAAGTCACTCTTGAATTCTGAGTGGGGGCTTTTGGGATCCCAGTATAACTCTGATGGTGCAGAAGATGTGAGTAAACAAAGAGGCAAGGAACAATCCTGTAGAAATGGTACAACAAAGGAAGACAGTCCTAGAGTCCCTCCTGAAGAGGTTTTTGGTGATCTGTCATACCTGAAGCACATGGATCAGGATGCTTTGATAGCCCATTTTAATAAAGAGATGAATCATATGAAAAGGCAGCATGATAAGGTCGTGCAAGAGAAGACAGAAGAGATATTCGCACTAAAGCGAAAACTGCTAAAAAAGGAAGGATCCAACCCATGGCATTTACGGAATAACAAAGAATTCGAGCAAATTAGAAAGAAAATCGGGGAAGTTATGGCAAGATTAGATGGCCTTCTCTTGGAGAATAATAAGAGAACCACTTCTGGCATCAAGGCAGAAACATTTGCTGGCCAACACGACAAGAGCAATGCCTTAGATTCTGAAATCCAGCCAATACATTGTGCTGCTACTAATAATCAAGTAGAAGCGTGTGCTTTTCCCATCCAGGCATCACACACTACACCCATAGAGCCAGATCATGCAGAGAAAATTGGAATGTTAGAATCTGATATTGAAGACGCCAGGATGGCAACCATCATTAGAGAAGAGATGGAGATGATTGTAGTAAGAGAGTTCGTTAACGAAATAGAAATACGGTTGCATGGTAATGAGATGGAGTATAACATGAAGCAAGACATTTGTTCAGTCATTCAGAATGAAGCTGTAGCAGAAGCGCTGTTAAACCTCAACTCTGCATTGTTAaagttcaatgaggaaaggagctGCTCTGAAGCGGTATCGACTCTACAGAAGCAAGAGATTGAGAAACTGAAGCGAGCTGTTGACTCTTTCAGTAAAGTAGTGAGGGAAAAAGAGGCGTGTCAGATTGAACTGGGAGCAATGAAGGGTCATATGGATTTATTATCCCATCGACTTGATTTACTTACAGTCAGAGTCGACAAGCAAGACTCTTGTATATCTGAAAAAAACAAGGAGTTTGATATGATTGCTGGCAGGCTGGAGCAAGCTATGGAGGATGTACGTCAAAATGAGATCATTTCCAGTGAGTTGCTCCACAGATTTAGAAATGCTACAGACTCTCTAAAGGAGGCGGAGAAACAAAATCAATATTTACGTAACGTCATCCAAGATAAGGAGAAAATATTCACATCAACCATTTATAAAGAAAAGGAGTTCAAAGAACGCATGACAAGTCTTGTTGAATCTATGAGAGAGTTTGAGAATCTGATTACAGATCAACAAACTATCATTGCAAACAAAATTCAGCACAGTGAATCAAG GTTCTGTTTACTGAAAGACCAATGTAAACACCTCACGAAAGAAGGCAATCTTTTAAAAAGAAAGGCATTGCGATACAAGGAGATATCTGAGACAAGAGGATCTAATCTTCAAAAGGCTGAGCTCGAG GTGGATTTACTTGGCGATGAAGTTGAGGCCTTAACGGATCTTCTTGCAAAAATTTATATTGCGCTCGACCACTATTCTCCAGTTTTGCAACACTATTCTGGG GTTATGGAGACCTTGAACATGATCAGGAAACACATCAGCACAACAAAGTGA
- the LOC125543485 gene encoding WPP domain-associated protein-like isoform X2, producing MAESSDVPLSGTNGSAVVQAESLGVPLSDTNGSASVHGEESLDVPVSDTNGSATVQDECSSEGNELIIVDEMDSLWDDVNTMVDISTFVTYSVIKGFVKDAEQEIGQQLASKDEEITLLNQKLLQLGNGSLSLPEGRDRKYDEIYSIRQQLDAISKSLLNSEWGLLGSQYNSDGAEDVSKQRGKEQSCRNGTTKEDSPRVPPEEVFGDLSYLKHMDQDALIAHFNKEMNHMKRQHDKVVQEKTEEIFALKRKLLKKEGSNPWHLRNNKEFEQIRKKIGEVMARLDGLLLENNKRTTSGIKAETFAGQHDKSNALDSEIQPIHCAATNNQVEACAFPIQASHTTPIEPDHAEKIGMLESDIEDARMATIIREEMEMIVVREFVNEIEIRLHGNEMEYNMKQDICSVIQNEAVAEALLNLNSALLKFNEERSCSEAVSTLQKQEIEKLKRAVDSFSKVVREKEACQIELGAMKGHMDLLSHRLDLLTVRVDKQDSCISEKNKEFDMIAGRLEQAMEDVRQNEIISSELLHRFRNATDSLKEAEKQNQYLRNVIQDKEKIFTSTIYKEKEFKERMTSLVESMREFENLITDQQTIIANKIQHSESRFCLLKDQCKHLTKEGNLLKRKALRYKEISETRGSNLQKAELEVDLLGDEVEALTDLLAKIYIALDHYSPVLQHYSGVMETLNMIRKHISTTK from the exons ATGGCAGAGAGCTCGGATGTGCCACTCAGTGGCACCAATGGAAGTGCTGTTGTTCAGGCTGAGAGCTTGGGTGTGCCACTCAGTGACACCAACGGAAGTGCCAGTGTTCATGGTGAAGAGAGCTTGGATGTGCCAGTAAGTGACACGAATGGAAGTGCCACTGTTCAGGATGAATGTTCTTCGGAAGGAAATGAGTTAATCATCGTGGATGAGATGGACTCCTTGTGGGATGATGTAAATACCATGGTTGACATCTCAACATTCGTGACATACTCTGTCATCAAAGGGTTTGTAAAAGATGCAGAACAAGAAATAGGTCAGCAGCTTGCCTCCAAGGATGAAGAGATAACGTTGCTGAACCAAAAGCTGCTACAGCTTGGAAATGGCAGCTTAAGTTTGCCTGAGGGTCGGGATAGAAAATATGATGAAATTTATAGTATTCGTCAACAGCTTGATGCGATTTCCAAGTCACTCTTGAATTCTGAGTGGGGGCTTTTGGGATCCCAGTATAACTCTGATGGTGCAGAAGATGTGAGTAAACAAAGAGGCAAGGAACAATCCTGTAGAAATGGTACAACAAAGGAAGACAGTCCTAGAGTCCCTCCTGAAGAGGTTTTTGGTGATCTGTCATACCTGAAGCACATGGATCAGGATGCTTTGATAGCCCATTTTAATAAAGAGATGAATCATATGAAAAGGCAGCATGATAAGGTCGTGCAAGAGAAGACAGAAGAGATATTCGCACTAAAGCGAAAACTGCTAAAAAAGGAAGGATCCAACCCATGGCATTTACGGAATAACAAAGAATTCGAGCAAATTAGAAAGAAAATCGGGGAAGTTATGGCAAGATTAGATGGCCTTCTCTTGGAGAATAATAAGAGAACCACTTCTGGCATCAAGGCAGAAACATTTGCTGGCCAACACGACAAGAGCAATGCCTTAGATTCTGAAATCCAGCCAATACATTGTGCTGCTACTAATAATCAAGTAGAAGCGTGTGCTTTTCCCATCCAGGCATCACACACTACACCCATAGAGCCAGATCATGCAGAGAAAATTGGAATGTTAGAATCTGATATTGAAGACGCCAGGATGGCAACCATCATTAGAGAAGAGATGGAGATGATTGTAGTAAGAGAGTTCGTTAACGAAATAGAAATACGGTTGCATGGTAATGAGATGGAGTATAACATGAAGCAAGACATTTGTTCAGTCATTCAGAATGAAGCTGTAGCAGAAGCGCTGTTAAACCTCAACTCTGCATTGTTAaagttcaatgaggaaaggagctGCTCTGAAGCGGTATCGACTCTACAGAAGCAAGAGATTGAGAAACTGAAGCGAGCTGTTGACTCTTTCAGTAAAGTAGTGAGGGAAAAAGAGGCGTGTCAGATTGAACTGGGAGCAATGAAGGGTCATATGGATTTATTATCCCATCGACTTGATTTACTTACAGTCAGAGTCGACAAGCAAGACTCTTGTATATCTGAAAAAAACAAGGAGTTTGATATGATTGCTGGCAGGCTGGAGCAAGCTATGGAGGATGTACGTCAAAATGAGATCATTTCCAGTGAGTTGCTCCACAGATTTAGAAATGCTACAGACTCTCTAAAGGAGGCGGAGAAACAAAATCAATATTTACGTAACGTCATCCAAGATAAGGAGAAAATATTCACATCAACCATTTATAAAGAAAAGGAGTTCAAAGAACGCATGACAAGTCTTGTTGAATCTATGAGAGAGTTTGAGAATCTGATTACAGATCAACAAACTATCATTGCAAACAAAATTCAGCACAGTGAATCAAG GTTCTGTTTACTGAAAGACCAATGTAAACACCTCACGAAAGAAGGCAATCTTTTAAAAAGAAAGGCATTGCGATACAAGGAGATATCTGAGACAAGAGGATCTAATCTTCAAAAGGCTGAGCTCGAG GTGGATTTACTTGGCGATGAAGTTGAGGCCTTAACGGATCTTCTTGCAAAAATTTATATTGCGCTCGACCACTATTCTCCAGTTTTGCAACACTATTCTGGG GTTATGGAGACCTTGAACATGATCAGGAAACACATCAGCACAACAAAGTGA